In Nostoc sp. CENA543, a single genomic region encodes these proteins:
- a CDS encoding helix-turn-helix transcriptional regulator encodes MPARLQIKAEDCSPLGRFILQYLEEQGISMNRLADLSGVPQPRLRGACFKGTCPTPETLRKLARVMGKHHLELYTLAYEARIQPIPEDAENTSLDILMRDLFETAREMGLTVPKVRPSKAKIRKALLELGFSSDNSDECA; translated from the coding sequence ATGCCAGCAAGGTTGCAAATAAAAGCTGAAGATTGCTCCCCTTTAGGACGATTCATTCTTCAATACTTGGAAGAACAAGGTATCAGTATGAATCGTCTGGCGGATTTGTCTGGTGTTCCTCAACCAAGATTGAGAGGTGCTTGCTTTAAGGGGACTTGTCCTACCCCTGAAACTTTAAGAAAACTAGCTAGAGTGATGGGAAAACATCACCTAGAACTTTATACCTTAGCCTACGAAGCCAGAATTCAGCCTATTCCTGAAGATGCAGAGAATACTTCCCTTGATATATTAATGCGAGATTTATTTGAAACCGCCAGAGAAATGGGACTAACTGTCCCTAAAGTGCGCCCTTCTAAAGCCAAAATCCGTAAAGCACTTTTGGAATTAGGATTTAGCTCCGACAATAGTGATGAGTGTGCCTAA
- a CDS encoding cation-transporting P-type ATPase, with amino-acid sequence MTATSEINTQPKQWHNLSASKVAQNLNINPETGLTSDEVLKRRERYGTNELKGKSGTNPIIRFLLQFNQPLLYILLIAGAIKALIGQWVNAGVIWGVTLINAIIGFIQESKAESAIAALASSVQTNATILRNGQKVQVPSTELVPGDIVLLTSGDKVPADLRLIKSRNLQVNESALTGESVAIEKNTAPVEVDAVLAERANMAYAGSFVTFGTGKGIVVAIGEATETGRISQLIEQGTSLKTPLTRKFDKFSRTLLYIILGIAALTFAVGLAYGNSWAGMFEAAVAFAVSAIPEGLPAVVTVTLAIGVSRMARRHAIVRKLPAVETLGGATVICSDKTGTLTENQMTVQAIYAGGEQYTVTGTGYTPEGEILADEQPIDWQNFPVLAECLKAGLLCNDSHLEQKDGQWQVVGDPTEGALITAAHKVGLHRSNLDTQIPRIDVIPFESEFQYMATLHEGGSSSQRTIYVKGSVEAILKRCQQMLDVEGNKTSVDADTIHQEVDVMANLGLRVLALAKKSVSATQDTLDHADIEQDLVFLGLQGMIDPPRAEAIKAVEACQSAGIQVKMITGDHAVTARAIAQRMGFNKNGEVLAFTGSQLAQMEQSELVTAIEDGSVFARVAPEQKLRLVEALQSKGEIVAMTGDGVNDAPALRQADIGIAMGGAGTEVAKEASDMILTDDNFASIEAAVEEGRTVYRNLLKAIAFILPVNGGESMTILISVLFARELPILSLQVLWLNMVNSIAMTVPLAFEPKSQRVMQQPPRNPREPLLSKSLVKRIVAISIFNWILIFGVFEWIKQTTGDIDLGRTMAIQALVAGRLFYLLSISQLGVFLINQLRGIRQTFTDASAIGIGIATTIVLQIVFSQWSLMNNLFSTAPLNLNQWLICLVVGLPMIIVATLVNKFDPLD; translated from the coding sequence ATGACAGCAACATCTGAAATCAACACGCAGCCAAAGCAATGGCACAATTTATCAGCTTCAAAGGTAGCTCAGAACTTAAACATTAATCCAGAAACAGGTTTAACTTCAGATGAGGTACTAAAACGACGAGAACGTTACGGTACTAATGAACTTAAGGGTAAATCTGGGACGAACCCAATAATCAGATTTCTATTGCAATTTAACCAACCATTACTATACATTTTGCTAATTGCGGGTGCAATTAAAGCTTTAATTGGACAGTGGGTAAATGCTGGGGTAATTTGGGGCGTAACTTTGATTAACGCCATTATCGGTTTTATTCAAGAATCGAAAGCCGAAAGTGCGATCGCAGCTTTAGCTTCTTCAGTCCAGACCAATGCCACTATCCTCCGCAACGGTCAAAAGGTACAAGTTCCCTCGACAGAGTTAGTACCAGGAGATATTGTCTTACTCACTTCTGGCGATAAAGTCCCGGCGGATTTGCGTTTGATAAAATCTCGCAATCTGCAAGTTAATGAATCAGCACTCACGGGTGAGTCAGTCGCTATTGAAAAAAATACCGCACCTGTTGAAGTAGATGCAGTTTTAGCAGAACGGGCTAACATGGCTTATGCTGGTAGCTTTGTAACGTTTGGCACTGGTAAGGGAATTGTCGTTGCCATTGGCGAAGCCACAGAAACTGGGCGTATCTCCCAACTGATTGAACAAGGAACGAGTTTAAAAACTCCTTTGACGCGAAAATTTGATAAATTTAGCCGCACGTTGCTGTACATTATTCTGGGCATCGCTGCGCTGACGTTTGCAGTCGGGTTAGCATACGGCAATTCCTGGGCAGGAATGTTTGAGGCGGCTGTAGCTTTTGCTGTGAGTGCGATTCCTGAAGGATTGCCAGCAGTAGTCACGGTGACATTAGCTATCGGTGTTTCCCGTATGGCTCGCCGTCATGCGATCGTGCGGAAATTGCCAGCCGTGGAAACTTTGGGCGGTGCTACAGTCATCTGCTCTGATAAAACAGGGACGCTCACCGAAAACCAGATGACTGTACAAGCAATTTATGCAGGTGGTGAACAATATACAGTCACAGGTACAGGCTACACCCCAGAGGGAGAAATTTTAGCAGATGAACAGCCTATAGATTGGCAAAATTTCCCTGTGTTAGCAGAATGTCTCAAAGCTGGATTGTTATGTAATGACTCCCACCTAGAACAAAAGGATGGACAATGGCAGGTTGTGGGCGATCCTACTGAGGGAGCATTAATTACTGCTGCTCATAAAGTGGGACTGCATCGCAGCAACTTAGATACTCAAATCCCCAGAATAGATGTTATCCCGTTTGAGTCCGAGTTTCAATATATGGCAACCTTGCATGAGGGCGGAAGTTCCTCCCAAAGAACCATCTATGTTAAAGGTTCGGTAGAAGCCATTCTCAAACGTTGTCAGCAGATGCTAGATGTGGAGGGTAACAAAACCTCTGTTGATGCAGACACTATACATCAAGAAGTTGATGTGATGGCGAACCTGGGTTTACGGGTGCTGGCATTGGCGAAAAAATCTGTCTCAGCTACTCAAGATACCCTCGACCATGCAGATATCGAGCAGGATTTGGTATTTTTGGGATTGCAAGGAATGATTGATCCGCCTAGAGCAGAGGCGATTAAGGCGGTAGAAGCCTGTCAGAGTGCAGGTATTCAAGTCAAAATGATTACCGGCGACCATGCAGTAACAGCGAGAGCGATCGCCCAGCGCATGGGCTTTAATAAAAATGGTGAAGTGTTGGCTTTTACGGGTAGTCAACTTGCCCAAATGGAGCAATCAGAACTAGTTACCGCCATAGAAGATGGTTCAGTATTTGCTCGTGTTGCACCAGAACAGAAACTCCGCCTCGTTGAAGCTTTGCAATCGAAAGGTGAGATAGTGGCAATGACGGGGGATGGTGTCAATGATGCACCAGCCTTAAGACAAGCAGACATTGGCATTGCAATGGGGGGTGCGGGTACAGAGGTAGCTAAAGAAGCCTCAGACATGATTTTGACCGATGATAACTTCGCCTCCATAGAAGCGGCGGTGGAAGAAGGGCGGACTGTTTACCGGAATTTATTGAAAGCGATCGCCTTTATCCTACCTGTTAACGGTGGTGAATCAATGACGATTTTAATTAGCGTCTTATTTGCCAGAGAATTACCAATTTTATCTTTACAAGTCTTGTGGCTAAATATGGTTAACTCCATTGCCATGACTGTACCCCTAGCCTTTGAGCCAAAATCTCAACGGGTTATGCAACAACCACCACGTAACCCCCGTGAACCTTTACTTTCTAAAAGTTTAGTCAAGCGCATTGTGGCCATTTCTATCTTTAACTGGATTTTAATTTTTGGTGTATTTGAATGGATCAAACAAACCACAGGCGATATTGATTTAGGTCGAACAATGGCAATTCAAGCTTTAGTAGCTGGTAGGCTATTTTATCTTTTAAGTATTAGCCAATTAGGCGTTTTTCTAATTAATCAATTACGAGGAATTAGACAAACATTCACCGATGCTTCAGCTATTGGAATTGGCATTGCTACTACGATAGTATTACAAATAGTTTTCAGTCAGTGGAGCTTAATGAATAACTTATTTTCCACTGCTCCCCTGAATTTGAATCAATGGTTAATTTGCTTAGTTGTGGGTTTACCAATGATTATAGTAGCCACACTCGTCAACAAATTTGACCCGCTTGACTAA
- a CDS encoding RluA family pseudouridine synthase: MVNNFFLQVEEDSARLDRYLADELPDLSRSRIQQLIEQSKVQINGHVCTSKKINVKVGDRITLEIPEVQPLELQAENIPLDILYEDEQLLILNKPAGLVVHPAPGHPDGTLVNALLAHCSSLPGIGGVQRPGIVHRLDKDTTGAIAIAKTDIAYQHLQAQLQAKTARREYLGVVYGAPKTTNGTIDLPIGRHPQDRKKMAVVPVEQGGRTAITHWQIQERLGNYTLIHFQLETGRTHQIRVHSAKIGHPIVGDPLYASGRSVGVNLPGQALHAWRLKLQHPISQEWIEVTATPPPTFTTLVEVLRRRAM, from the coding sequence ATGGTGAACAATTTCTTTTTACAAGTCGAAGAAGATAGCGCACGTCTTGACCGTTACCTTGCAGATGAGTTACCAGATTTATCTCGGTCTCGCATTCAGCAGCTAATTGAACAAAGCAAGGTGCAAATTAATGGTCATGTCTGCACATCTAAAAAGATAAATGTAAAAGTAGGCGATCGCATCACTTTAGAAATTCCTGAAGTGCAACCATTAGAACTGCAAGCGGAAAATATCCCTTTAGATATTCTCTACGAAGATGAGCAGTTACTTATTCTCAACAAACCAGCCGGTTTAGTCGTTCATCCCGCACCAGGACATCCCGACGGGACATTGGTCAATGCTTTACTCGCACATTGTTCTAGCCTTCCTGGGATTGGTGGTGTGCAAAGGCCAGGAATCGTCCATCGTTTAGATAAAGATACCACAGGGGCGATCGCGATCGCTAAAACCGACATCGCCTATCAACATCTACAAGCCCAACTCCAAGCCAAAACCGCACGCCGAGAATATTTAGGTGTAGTTTATGGTGCGCCAAAAACTACCAACGGCACAATAGATTTACCCATCGGTCGCCACCCTCAAGACCGCAAAAAAATGGCCGTTGTCCCCGTAGAACAAGGGGGAAGAACAGCTATTACCCATTGGCAAATTCAAGAACGTTTGGGTAACTATACATTAATTCATTTTCAACTCGAAACTGGGCGCACTCACCAAATCCGCGTCCATAGTGCTAAGATTGGTCATCCGATAGTTGGTGATCCCCTTTATGCTTCCGGTCGTTCTGTGGGAGTAAACTTACCAGGTCAAGCACTCCACGCTTGGCGGTTGAAGTTACAACATCCCATTTCCCAAGAATGGATTGAAGTTACAGCAACGCCTCCACCAACTTTTACAACTCTGGTGGAAGTTCTGAGACGCAGAGCAATGTAA
- a CDS encoding Uma2 family endonuclease, whose product MVTQLPSSTSKGIIYPESDGQPMADNTKQFELIVLIKKNLDLLFANDANVFVAGDLLWYPVEGDNTNRRAPDVMVIFGRPKGDRGSYKQWEEGNIPPQVVFEILSPSNTVKEMIVKYKFYEQYGVEEYYLYDPDKYELSGWLRSHDQLAEISQMTGWVSPRLGIRFELSDGELQIYRPDGQPFLTYLELAQQIEQTQLELAQERQRTEQERQRAEQAQSQLEALRTLLQAKGINPDEL is encoded by the coding sequence ATGGTTACTCAGTTACCATCTTCCACATCAAAAGGCATCATCTACCCCGAAAGTGACGGACAGCCAATGGCGGACAATACCAAGCAGTTTGAGTTAATTGTACTGATCAAGAAAAACTTAGACTTATTGTTTGCTAACGATGCTAATGTTTTTGTTGCTGGTGACTTATTATGGTATCCCGTGGAAGGTGATAATACTAACCGTCGTGCGCCCGATGTCATGGTAATTTTCGGTAGACCAAAAGGTGATAGAGGTTCTTATAAGCAGTGGGAAGAAGGTAATATTCCCCCACAAGTGGTATTTGAAATTCTTTCCCCTAGCAATACTGTCAAAGAAATGATTGTCAAATACAAGTTTTACGAACAGTATGGGGTAGAAGAATATTATCTCTATGATCCAGATAAATATGAGTTAAGTGGTTGGTTACGTTCTCATGATCAACTCGCAGAAATTTCCCAAATGACTGGTTGGGTGAGTCCCCGTCTCGGTATCCGCTTTGAATTGTCGGATGGAGAACTGCAAATTTATCGTCCCGACGGACAGCCATTTCTGACATACTTAGAACTAGCCCAACAAATAGAACAAACACAATTGGAATTAGCACAAGAACGCCAACGCACCGAACAAGAACGTCAACGCGCCGAACAAGCACAAAGCCAACTAGAAGCACTCCGCACTTTACTACAAGCTAAAGGAATTAATCCCGACGAACTTTAA
- a CDS encoding rhomboid family intramembrane serine protease yields the protein MVPLRDNNPTIITPYVTYGIIIANILVFIYQLNLNPQQLQGFFYTAALVPCQLSNTCPSALGNQLIPEWMTLITSQFLHGGLLHLAGNMLFLWVFGNNIEDRLGHVKYLIFYLTCGVLAALSQWFFSQNSTIPSLGASGAIAGVLGAYILRFPKAEILTLVPLGFFITTIRVPAFFFLGFWFFQQAFYGIASLQARSNIGMESGGIAYWAHAGGFVFGAMLAPLFGLYRRDRYHR from the coding sequence TTGGTTCCACTGCGAGATAATAACCCGACGATAATTACCCCTTATGTCACCTATGGGATAATTATTGCTAATATTCTTGTTTTTATTTATCAACTGAACCTGAACCCGCAACAGTTACAAGGGTTTTTCTACACTGCGGCATTAGTACCATGTCAACTTTCAAATACCTGCCCTAGTGCTTTAGGTAATCAGCTTATACCTGAGTGGATGACCTTAATTACATCGCAATTTTTACATGGTGGTTTGCTGCACCTAGCGGGTAATATGCTATTTTTATGGGTTTTTGGGAATAACATTGAAGACCGATTGGGTCATGTGAAATACCTGATTTTTTATCTCACTTGCGGTGTTTTAGCTGCATTATCTCAATGGTTTTTTTCACAAAATTCCACGATTCCTTCCTTGGGTGCTAGTGGTGCTATCGCCGGAGTTTTAGGTGCATATATTCTGCGTTTTCCTAAAGCCGAAATTCTCACCTTAGTTCCCTTGGGTTTTTTCATCACTACAATCAGAGTTCCTGCATTTTTCTTCCTTGGGTTTTGGTTTTTTCAGCAAGCTTTTTATGGTATTGCTAGTTTACAAGCTCGCTCTAATATTGGGATGGAAAGCGGGGGAATCGCTTATTGGGCGCACGCGGGAGGCTTTGTCTTTGGGGCAATGCTTGCTCCTCTATTCGGTTTGTATAGGCGCGATCGCTATCACAGGTAA
- a CDS encoding phycobilisome rod-core linker polypeptide: MALPLLEYSPKSQNQRVSGYEVPGDEQPRVYSTENLLSSTDLDNLIEAAYRQIFFHAFAADRERFLESQLRSGQITVRDFIRGLLLSNTYKRSFYDLNSNYRFVEQTVQRVLGRDVYDNREKLAWSIVVATKGIKGFVDDLLNSDEYLDAFGYDIVPYQRRRVLPGRSEGERPFNITSPRYDEYYRAKLGFPQFIWQTSVRTYASPDRQPKAGSPSLFLDMARSINPQVNPPQRLSVQNIDIERSVPYRGK; the protein is encoded by the coding sequence GTGGCACTTCCTCTTTTAGAATATTCCCCTAAGTCTCAAAACCAACGAGTAAGCGGTTATGAAGTTCCTGGTGATGAACAACCAAGGGTCTACTCTACAGAAAACCTGCTTTCTTCTACTGATTTAGATAATCTGATTGAAGCCGCCTATCGCCAGATTTTCTTCCATGCTTTTGCTGCTGATAGAGAGCGTTTTTTAGAATCTCAGCTGCGTAGTGGTCAAATTACAGTACGTGATTTTATTCGCGGATTGTTATTATCTAACACCTACAAGCGTAGTTTCTACGACCTCAACAGCAACTACCGTTTTGTAGAACAAACAGTACAGCGTGTTCTCGGTCGTGATGTGTATGATAACCGAGAAAAATTAGCTTGGTCAATTGTCGTAGCTACCAAAGGTATTAAAGGCTTCGTTGATGACCTACTCAACTCTGATGAATATCTAGACGCTTTCGGGTATGATATCGTACCTTACCAACGTCGTAGAGTCCTACCTGGACGCTCAGAAGGTGAACGGCCTTTCAACATCACATCTCCTCGCTACGACGAATACTATCGTGCGAAACTTGGCTTCCCTCAATTCATTTGGCAAACTTCTGTCCGCACCTACGCATCTCCAGACAGACAGCCCAAAGCTGGTAGCCCCTCTCTGTTCTTAGATATGGCGCGGAGTATTAATCCCCAAGTTAACCCTCCTCAACGTCTTTCTGTACAAAACATTGATATTGAACGTTCCGTTCCTTATCGCGGCAAATAA
- a CDS encoding PleD family two-component system response regulator → MSITWVGKVLIIQDSLSELDFISSYLESQGYQIIKTHTTKAGIEIALEVRLSAVVTDVVIPGRSGFELCRFFKSHYTYQNIPIVVCSAHHQETHRIWARKQGVDAYFTRPFVVEDLLSVIQG, encoded by the coding sequence TTGAGTATTACTTGGGTAGGCAAAGTTTTAATTATTCAAGACTCCCTGAGTGAGTTAGATTTCATCAGTAGTTATTTAGAATCACAGGGCTACCAAATTATTAAGACTCATACAACTAAAGCTGGGATAGAAATTGCTTTAGAAGTTAGACTGAGTGCAGTTGTCACTGATGTAGTGATACCAGGAAGAAGTGGATTTGAATTATGTCGCTTTTTTAAAAGTCATTATACTTATCAAAATATACCGATAGTGGTTTGTAGCGCACATCATCAAGAAACTCATAGAATTTGGGCGAGAAAACAAGGTGTGGATGCTTACTTTACTCGGCCTTTTGTCGTAGAAGATTTATTAAGCGTCATTCAAGGTTGA
- a CDS encoding response regulator, whose amino-acid sequence MKTLPISRYRFFQKIQPLSLLKKITGKTVTGCLQVFSTSGAWSIYVDEGRLIYACYSERMFEPLYRHLQTLSQEITTLPREINDQLRVIFETDIENQSIPNPDYLAICWLVNQKYISPSQAAILIEHLALEVLQTFLVLEEGSYEFIPESFLDDLPKFCYLNLRLLVEHCQQRGHASEGFKKEMDIADLYKNSMQSSVNHRVNYQNYTKPKPEPRLPKIDTKRYPSQPLNNNHHYQSNSSNDSDRKIYKIFCIDDNLVVLNSIKNFLDEQIFSIIGATNSLKALMEILHTKPDIILLDVDLPDLDGYELCSLLRKHSHFKNTPIIMMTAKASLIDRARAKIVGSSGYLIKPFTHSDLLKVIFKHIV is encoded by the coding sequence ATGAAAACACTACCTATTAGTAGATACAGATTTTTCCAGAAAATACAACCGCTATCACTGTTAAAAAAAATCACTGGTAAAACTGTAACTGGCTGTTTACAGGTATTCAGTACATCCGGTGCTTGGTCAATTTATGTAGACGAGGGTAGACTAATTTACGCTTGTTACTCAGAAAGAATGTTTGAGCCGCTTTATCGGCACTTACAGACTTTGAGCCAGGAAATTACCACCCTCCCTAGAGAAATTAACGACCAGTTACGGGTAATTTTTGAGACAGATATAGAAAATCAATCTATTCCTAATCCCGATTATTTGGCTATTTGTTGGTTAGTTAATCAAAAATATATCAGTCCCTCACAAGCCGCCATACTTATAGAACATTTGGCGTTGGAAGTTTTACAGACATTTTTAGTGTTAGAGGAAGGTAGTTATGAGTTTATACCTGAGAGTTTTTTAGATGACTTACCTAAGTTTTGTTACTTAAATTTGCGCTTATTAGTAGAACATTGTCAACAACGGGGACACGCATCTGAAGGGTTCAAAAAGGAAATGGATATTGCCGATTTGTACAAAAATAGTATGCAATCATCCGTAAATCATAGAGTTAACTATCAGAACTACACTAAACCCAAACCAGAACCAAGACTCCCCAAAATAGATACTAAACGCTATCCATCTCAGCCCTTAAATAATAATCATCACTATCAGTCAAATTCATCAAATGATTCTGACAGAAAGATTTATAAAATATTTTGTATAGATGATAATCTAGTTGTATTAAATAGTATTAAGAATTTTTTAGATGAGCAAATTTTTTCCATAATTGGGGCTACAAATTCTCTGAAAGCGTTGATGGAAATACTGCATACCAAGCCAGACATCATTTTACTAGATGTTGATTTGCCAGATTTAGATGGCTATGAATTGTGTTCTTTATTGCGAAAACATTCTCATTTTAAAAATACTCCTATTATTATGATGACAGCAAAAGCCAGTCTAATTGACCGAGCTAGAGCTAAAATAGTCGGGTCATCAGGATATTTAATTAAACCATTCACTCACAGTGATTTACTTAAAGTAATTTTTAAACATATTGTTTAA
- a CDS encoding phycobilisome rod-core linker polypeptide, with protein sequence MSIPLLEYAPLSQNHRVAGFEIPGDEQPRIYTTENLLTASDMDMLIMSAYRQIFNEQQMLDNHRQRFLESQLRAGQITVRDFIRGLVSCDSFRRLVYDSNNNYRFVEICIQRLLGRNVYSDREKLAWSTVLATKGLQGFIDTLINTEEYLSNFGYDTVPYQRRRILPQHAQGELPFARMSRYGEDYRNKLPLPRRPVRPIPTGMFDEFEPFHIDTFIQRANWNTSFGLIALFITLAVLFVLFAEANILFWG encoded by the coding sequence ATGTCGATTCCTTTATTAGAGTACGCACCTTTATCACAAAATCATCGTGTTGCAGGGTTTGAGATTCCTGGCGATGAGCAACCAAGAATTTACACTACAGAGAATCTGCTAACTGCTTCCGATATGGATATGTTAATCATGTCAGCCTATCGGCAGATTTTTAATGAACAGCAGATGTTAGATAATCATCGCCAGCGATTTTTAGAGTCTCAGTTAAGAGCTGGTCAAATTACAGTGAGAGACTTTATCCGAGGACTAGTTAGTTGTGATTCCTTTCGACGACTAGTTTACGACAGCAATAATAACTATCGGTTTGTAGAAATTTGTATTCAGAGACTTTTAGGTCGTAATGTATATAGCGATCGCGAAAAATTAGCTTGGTCTACTGTACTAGCTACCAAAGGGCTACAAGGTTTCATTGATACTTTAATCAATACAGAAGAATACCTCAGCAATTTTGGTTATGATACCGTTCCCTATCAACGCCGTCGCATCTTACCACAACATGCTCAAGGTGAACTACCCTTTGCACGGATGTCACGTTACGGCGAAGATTATCGCAACAAATTACCCCTACCTCGTCGTCCCGTCCGTCCCATTCCCACCGGTATGTTTGACGAATTTGAACCATTTCATATTGATACCTTCATCCAAAGGGCAAATTGGAATACCAGTTTTGGTCTCATAGCCCTTTTCATCACCTTGGCAGTTCTGTTTGTTCTATTTGCAGAAGCCAATATCTTGTTCTGGGGATAG